One Halobacterium sp. DL1 DNA window includes the following coding sequences:
- a CDS encoding peptidase has product MTETVEDAELPYEESASQQEKIEALEERLSDLEDDNEEMRDRLLDANAENNKYQQKLERLTHENKKLKQSPLFVATVQELNDEGVVIKQHGNNQEALTEVTDSLREELEPGARVAVNNSLSVVERLDDEADVRARVMEVEQSPDVGYEDVGGLDEQLREVRETVELPMRDPELFETVGIDPPSGVLLHGPPGTGKTLMAKAVAAQTDATFIKMAGSELVHKFIGEGAKLVRDLFQVARDHEPAVVFIDEIDAIASKRTDSKTSGDAEVQRTMMQLLSEMDGFDERGDIRIIAATNRFDMLDRAILRPGRFDRLIEVPNPDVEGREKIFRIHTREMNVADDVDFAALAADTDDLSGADVKAICTEAGMFAIRDDRQQITMADFRNARDKLEQDTEATTAEPSRTYA; this is encoded by the coding sequence ATGACCGAGACCGTTGAGGACGCCGAGTTGCCCTACGAGGAGAGCGCCTCACAGCAGGAGAAGATCGAGGCACTCGAGGAGCGGCTCTCGGACCTCGAAGACGACAACGAGGAGATGCGAGACCGGCTCCTCGACGCCAACGCCGAGAACAACAAGTACCAGCAGAAACTCGAGCGACTCACCCACGAGAACAAGAAGCTCAAGCAGTCGCCGCTGTTCGTCGCCACCGTCCAGGAGCTCAACGACGAGGGCGTCGTGATCAAACAGCACGGCAACAACCAGGAGGCGCTCACCGAGGTCACCGACTCGCTCCGCGAGGAGCTCGAACCGGGCGCCCGCGTCGCGGTCAACAACTCGCTGTCCGTCGTCGAACGCCTCGACGACGAGGCCGACGTCCGCGCCCGCGTGATGGAGGTCGAGCAGTCCCCCGACGTCGGCTACGAGGACGTCGGCGGCCTCGACGAACAGCTCCGGGAGGTCCGCGAGACGGTCGAACTGCCGATGCGCGACCCCGAGCTGTTCGAGACGGTCGGCATCGACCCGCCGAGCGGCGTCCTGCTCCACGGCCCGCCCGGCACCGGGAAGACGCTGATGGCGAAGGCCGTCGCCGCCCAGACGGACGCGACGTTCATCAAGATGGCCGGCAGCGAGCTCGTCCACAAGTTCATCGGCGAGGGCGCGAAGCTCGTCCGCGACCTGTTCCAGGTCGCCCGCGACCACGAGCCGGCCGTCGTCTTCATCGACGAGATCGACGCCATCGCGTCGAAGCGCACGGACTCCAAGACGAGCGGCGACGCGGAGGTCCAGCGCACGATGATGCAGCTCCTCAGCGAGATGGACGGCTTCGACGAGCGCGGCGACATCCGCATCATCGCCGCCACCAACCGCTTCGACATGCTCGACCGCGCCATCCTCCGCCCGGGCCGCTTCGACCGCCTCATCGAGGTGCCGAACCCGGACGTCGAGGGCCGCGAGAAGATTTTCCGCATCCACACCCGCGAGATGAACGTCGCCGACGACGTCGACTTCGCGGCGCTCGCCGCGGACACCGACGACCTCTCGGGCGCGGACGTCAAGGCCATCTGCACGGAGGCCGGGATGTTCGCCATCCGCGACGACCGCCAGCAGATCACGATGGCGGACTTCCGGAACGCCCGCGACAAACTCGAGCAGGACACCGAGGCGACGACCGCCGAGCCGTCCCGGACGTACGCGTAA
- a CDS encoding ArsR family transcriptional regulator has translation MSATTIDADTVEALEDLPPSAKLVAKVLEYNDTLTQSQLAEETLLPARTVRYALTRLEEQDVVESRFSFSDARKRIYTLA, from the coding sequence ATGAGCGCCACCACAATCGACGCCGACACGGTCGAAGCCCTCGAAGACCTGCCACCCAGCGCGAAGCTGGTCGCCAAGGTCCTGGAGTACAACGACACCCTCACCCAGAGCCAGCTCGCCGAGGAGACCCTGCTGCCCGCCCGCACCGTCCGGTACGCGCTCACCCGCCTCGAGGAGCAGGACGTCGTCGAGTCCCGCTTCTCCTTCTCCGACGCCCGCAAGCGCATCTACACGCTCGCCTGA
- a CDS encoding metallophosphatase yields MVRVIHTGDTHLGYRQYHSPERREDFLEAFQSVVDDAVEADVDAVVHAGDLYHDRRPGLRDILGTISVLRPLRENDIPFLAIVGNHEGTRDAQWLDLFETLGLAERLDESGRRVGDTVFYGLDYVPESRRPDLDYQFDEHDAENTALVSHGLFTPFAHANWDLDEVLRESNVDFDAVLLGDNHNPGTKQIGDTWVTYCGSTERASASERDARGYNLVDLDGEVTISRKGLDTRDFVFVDLDLGPEDGTAYVRERVREHDVEDAVVVVTVEGDGETVTPAEVERLGDERGALITRVNDRREIETAEDVEVSFADPDDAVRERVREMGLSEAGLDIDDAVRDPELAESNVRDRVRQRVEAVLDGDDDDSAGETADTADPETPEDPNAGEEPDDQAQATTMEEFQ; encoded by the coding sequence ATGGTTCGCGTCATCCACACGGGGGACACCCACCTGGGCTACCGCCAGTACCACTCCCCCGAGCGCCGCGAGGACTTCCTCGAGGCCTTCCAGTCAGTCGTCGACGACGCCGTCGAGGCGGACGTCGACGCGGTCGTCCACGCGGGCGACCTCTATCACGACCGGCGCCCCGGCCTCCGGGACATCCTCGGCACCATCTCCGTCCTCCGTCCGCTCCGCGAGAACGACATCCCGTTTCTCGCCATCGTCGGCAACCACGAGGGGACCCGCGACGCCCAGTGGCTCGACCTCTTCGAGACGCTGGGGCTCGCCGAACGCCTCGACGAGAGCGGCCGACGAGTCGGCGACACTGTCTTCTACGGCCTGGACTACGTCCCGGAGTCCAGGCGCCCCGACCTGGACTACCAGTTCGACGAGCATGACGCGGAGAACACGGCACTCGTCTCCCACGGCCTGTTCACGCCGTTCGCCCACGCCAACTGGGACCTCGACGAGGTGCTCCGGGAGTCGAACGTCGACTTCGACGCGGTGCTGCTCGGCGACAACCACAACCCCGGGACCAAGCAGATCGGGGACACCTGGGTGACCTACTGCGGGTCCACCGAGCGCGCCAGCGCCAGCGAGCGCGACGCCCGCGGCTACAACCTCGTCGACCTGGACGGCGAGGTAACCATCTCGCGGAAGGGCCTGGACACCCGCGACTTCGTCTTCGTGGACCTCGACCTGGGCCCCGAGGACGGCACCGCCTACGTCCGCGAACGAGTCCGGGAGCACGACGTCGAGGACGCCGTCGTCGTCGTCACTGTGGAGGGCGACGGCGAGACAGTGACGCCAGCAGAGGTCGAGCGCCTCGGCGACGAGCGGGGCGCGCTCATCACGCGGGTCAACGACCGCCGTGAGATCGAGACGGCGGAAGACGTGGAAGTGTCGTTCGCGGACCCGGACGACGCGGTCAGGGAGCGCGTCCGCGAGATGGGACTCAGTGAGGCGGGCCTCGACATCGACGACGCGGTACGGGACCCAGAACTGGCGGAGTCGAACGTACGCGACCGCGTCCGGCAGCGCGTCGAGGCCGTCCTGGACGGTGATGACGACGACTCGGCTGGAGAGACCGCCGACACAGCGGACCCGGAGACGCCGGAGGACCCGAACGCGGGCGAGGAGCCCGACGACCAGGCGCAGGCGACGACCATGGAGGAGTTCCAGTGA
- a CDS encoding chromosome segregation protein SMC (Involved in DNA double-strand break repair (DSBR). The rad50/mre11 complex possesses single-strand endonuclease activity and ATP-dependent double-strand-specific 3'-5' exonuclease activity. Rad50 provides an ATP-dependent control of mre11 by unwinding and/or repositioning DNA ends into the mre11 active site) — MRFTRVSLRNFKCYEDANVHLDPGVTVIHGLNGSGKSSLLEACFFALYGATALDRTLEEIVTIGAEEAEIDLWFTHAGDDYHIYRRVRNTGERASTPDCTLETPSGTIDGVTDVEDHVTGLLRMDAEAFVNCAYVRQGEVNKLINASASTRQAMLDDLLQLGKLEDYRQRAGDARLGVEDVKSNVEGKLDGLESQIEAKEDEDPHEKLASLKSELADVTGDVERFEEQRDSARETLEDAEDVLERFEEKREELDDVTDTISNLRETIAETESEREDLAAQAADHRERAAELDDEAAELLAETDLADADADAVEAKREDLVAEREAVTEQISEVAPDVSKFQTEAENAAERADDMEERAESLREEAAELEAEAEEAEEAREEAEERIAELDAAIEDAKAAFDEAPADFGDAETHLDSVEADREDLRERREDVSGDLQSARDRVAEAEELLDAGKCPECGQPVDGSPHVDGVEEYRERVTDLESQLESVDEDVEDVQARIERAEALVEREGDVADHDQNRELAVERRDDRTEAVEEARADAEEAREEADELADEAATAREEAEAKREAADAKREELADLNSRQSGLKERVERLGDLADVLDDADDHRTEAERLAEKRADLADRNEERRERLEDLRERKRTLESEFDEDRIEQAKADRERAADYLEKVEPRLEKLYEERDDLQGRIGAAENAIKELEALREQREAVAERHAELEAIHDEVSELESMYGDLRAELRQQNVTKLERLLNETFELVYQNDSYARIELSGDYELTVYQKDGEALEPDQLSGGERALFNLSLRCAIYRLLAEGIEGEAPLPPLILDEPTVFLDSGHVSQLVELVESMRRLGVEQIVVVSHDEELVDAADDVVRVEKDATSNRSRVVRDEAGLPAD; from the coding sequence GTGAGGTTCACGCGCGTCTCCCTGCGGAACTTCAAGTGCTACGAGGACGCGAACGTCCACCTCGACCCCGGCGTCACTGTCATTCACGGGCTCAACGGCAGCGGGAAGTCGAGCCTGCTGGAGGCCTGCTTCTTCGCGCTGTACGGCGCGACGGCCCTCGACAGGACTCTCGAGGAGATCGTCACCATCGGCGCCGAGGAGGCCGAGATCGACCTCTGGTTCACGCACGCCGGCGACGACTACCACATCTATCGGCGCGTCCGGAACACCGGCGAGCGCGCGTCCACGCCGGACTGCACCCTGGAGACGCCGTCTGGGACCATCGACGGCGTGACCGACGTGGAGGACCACGTCACCGGGCTCCTGCGGATGGACGCGGAGGCGTTCGTCAACTGCGCGTACGTCCGCCAGGGCGAGGTGAACAAGCTCATCAACGCCTCCGCGAGCACCCGACAGGCGATGCTCGACGACCTCCTCCAGCTCGGGAAACTCGAGGACTACCGCCAGCGCGCCGGGGACGCCCGACTCGGCGTCGAGGACGTCAAGAGCAACGTCGAGGGGAAACTCGACGGCCTCGAATCACAGATCGAGGCCAAGGAGGACGAAGACCCCCACGAGAAGCTCGCCAGTCTGAAGTCCGAACTCGCGGACGTGACCGGGGACGTCGAGCGCTTCGAGGAGCAGCGCGACAGCGCACGAGAGACCCTCGAAGACGCCGAGGACGTCCTCGAACGCTTCGAGGAGAAGCGCGAGGAACTCGACGACGTCACTGACACCATCTCGAACCTCCGGGAGACTATCGCAGAGACCGAGTCGGAGCGCGAAGACCTCGCCGCGCAGGCGGCCGACCACCGCGAGCGCGCCGCCGAACTGGACGACGAGGCGGCCGAACTGCTCGCCGAGACGGACCTCGCGGACGCCGATGCGGACGCGGTTGAAGCGAAACGCGAGGACCTCGTCGCGGAGCGCGAGGCCGTCACCGAGCAGATATCCGAGGTGGCACCAGACGTGTCGAAGTTCCAGACCGAGGCGGAGAACGCCGCCGAGCGCGCCGACGACATGGAGGAGCGCGCGGAGTCGCTCCGCGAGGAGGCCGCGGAACTCGAAGCGGAGGCAGAGGAAGCCGAGGAAGCCCGCGAGGAGGCCGAGGAGCGAATCGCCGAACTGGACGCGGCCATCGAGGACGCGAAAGCGGCGTTCGACGAGGCTCCAGCCGACTTCGGCGACGCCGAGACCCACCTCGACTCCGTCGAAGCCGACCGCGAGGACCTGCGGGAGCGCCGCGAGGACGTCAGCGGCGACCTGCAGTCAGCCCGGGACCGCGTCGCGGAGGCCGAGGAGCTACTGGACGCCGGGAAGTGCCCCGAGTGCGGGCAGCCCGTCGACGGGTCCCCGCACGTCGACGGCGTCGAGGAGTACCGCGAGCGCGTCACGGACCTGGAGTCCCAACTGGAGTCCGTCGACGAGGACGTCGAGGACGTCCAGGCCCGCATCGAGCGCGCCGAGGCGCTCGTCGAGCGCGAGGGCGACGTCGCCGACCACGACCAGAACCGCGAACTCGCGGTCGAACGCCGCGACGACCGCACGGAAGCGGTCGAGGAGGCGCGCGCCGACGCCGAGGAGGCCCGCGAGGAGGCCGACGAACTCGCCGACGAGGCGGCGACGGCCCGCGAGGAAGCCGAGGCGAAGCGGGAGGCGGCCGACGCCAAGCGCGAGGAACTCGCGGACCTCAACTCGCGGCAGAGCGGCCTGAAGGAACGCGTCGAGCGCCTCGGCGACCTGGCGGACGTGCTCGACGACGCCGACGACCACCGGACCGAGGCAGAGCGTCTCGCGGAGAAGCGCGCGGACCTGGCCGACCGCAACGAGGAGCGCCGGGAGCGCCTCGAGGATCTCCGGGAACGCAAGCGCACGCTGGAGAGCGAGTTCGACGAGGACCGCATCGAGCAGGCGAAGGCCGACAGGGAGCGCGCCGCGGACTACCTCGAAAAGGTGGAACCGAGACTCGAGAAACTGTACGAGGAGCGCGACGACCTGCAGGGCCGCATCGGCGCCGCTGAGAACGCCATCAAGGAACTGGAGGCGCTCCGCGAGCAGCGCGAGGCCGTCGCCGAGCGGCACGCGGAACTGGAGGCCATCCACGACGAGGTGTCGGAACTGGAGTCGATGTACGGCGACCTGCGCGCGGAGCTCCGCCAGCAGAACGTGACGAAGCTCGAGCGCCTCCTCAACGAGACGTTCGAACTCGTCTACCAGAACGACTCCTACGCGCGCATCGAACTCTCCGGGGATTACGAGCTGACGGTGTACCAGAAGGACGGCGAGGCGCTCGAACCCGACCAGCTCTCCGGCGGGGAGCGCGCGCTGTTCAACCTCAGCCTGCGGTGTGCCATCTACCGGTTGCTCGCGGAGGGCATCGAGGGCGAGGCGCCGCTGCCGCCGCTCATCCTCGACGAACCGACCGTCTTCCTCGACTCCGGGCACGTCTCCCAACTCGTGGAGCTCGTGGAGTCGATGCGCCGCCTCGGCGTCGAACAGATCGTCGTCGTGAGCCACGACGAGGAGCTCGTGGACGCCGCCGACGACGTGGTCCGCGTCGAGAAGGACGCCACGTCGAACCGCTCGCGCGTGGTGCGCGACGAGGCCGGACTGCCCGCGGACTGA
- a CDS encoding DNA polymerase, protein MSNTDLSQFMHEGGESGEESPDEDVVRAEAEVVAGDADPVVTEIVNAEADALPDADGDVELMVTQVDYTVEGSGDRERPVVHVFGRTADDEAEHVRVHGFRPYFYAPTTNLAEDDLTDDTITGSEDGYESIRGEELTKIFGRTPRDVGNIRDRFDHYEADILFPNRLLIDKDITSGVRVPARRADDGALYVHHDEIAACDVDANLRVNTFDIEVDDRHGFPEEGEEPVVCLASHDSFRDEYIVWLYEAPDATTDSPTDLAGHDLLDEDAEADVRVFETEEAMHEAFMDYIVETDPDVLTGWNFDDFDMPYLVDRLDVLGMESDRLSRVEEVWTSGWGGPNVKGRVVFDLLYAYQRTKRSELDSYRLDAVGEQELDVGKERYAGDIGDLWEDDPERLLEYNLRDVELCVEIDRKQSIVAFWDEARKLVGCKLEDATTPGDAVDMYVLHKAFGEFVLPSKGQQEAEEFEGGAVFDPITGVKENVSVLDLKSLYPMSMVTINASPETKVNPETFDGETYQTPTGVHFRKEPDGIIREMVDELLTERDEKKGLRDDHDPDSEPYARYDRQQAAVKVIMNSLYGVFGWDRFRLYDREMSAGVTSTNREVISFTEDAANDFGYEVAYGDTDSVMLELGSELSKAEAIETSFDIEDHINGAYDEFAAEQLNADEHRFQIEFEKLYRRFFQAGTKKRYAGHIVWKEGKDVDDIDITGFEYKRSDIAPITKEVQKRVIELVVVEGDVDGVEEYVHDVIQDFREGKVDLDDIGIPGGIGKRLDNYDTDTAQVRGAKYANLLLGTNFDRGSKPKRLYLAKVHPEFFRRVEDERPKMNEDPLYVEFKTDHDVICYEYADQIPDEFEVDYDVMLDKTLKGPIERILQALDVSWEEVKTGQTQTGLGSFT, encoded by the coding sequence ATGAGCAACACGGACCTCTCCCAGTTCATGCACGAGGGCGGGGAGTCGGGCGAGGAGTCGCCCGACGAAGACGTCGTGCGCGCCGAGGCCGAGGTGGTCGCCGGCGACGCCGACCCGGTCGTGACCGAGATAGTCAACGCGGAGGCCGACGCGCTCCCGGACGCCGACGGCGACGTCGAACTGATGGTGACACAGGTCGACTACACCGTCGAGGGGAGCGGCGACCGAGAGCGGCCGGTCGTCCACGTGTTCGGCCGCACCGCCGACGACGAGGCCGAGCACGTTCGCGTCCACGGCTTCCGACCGTACTTCTACGCGCCGACCACGAACCTGGCGGAGGACGACCTGACCGACGACACCATCACCGGCTCCGAGGACGGCTACGAGTCGATTCGGGGCGAGGAACTCACGAAGATCTTCGGCCGGACGCCGCGGGACGTCGGGAACATCCGCGACCGCTTCGACCACTACGAGGCTGACATCCTCTTCCCGAACCGCCTGCTCATCGACAAGGACATCACGAGTGGCGTCCGCGTCCCTGCGCGCCGCGCCGACGACGGCGCGCTCTACGTCCACCACGACGAGATCGCGGCCTGCGACGTCGACGCGAATCTCCGCGTCAACACGTTCGACATCGAGGTCGACGACCGTCACGGCTTCCCCGAGGAGGGCGAGGAACCGGTCGTCTGTCTCGCCAGCCACGACTCCTTCCGTGACGAGTACATCGTCTGGCTGTACGAGGCGCCCGACGCAACCACCGACTCGCCGACGGACCTCGCGGGCCACGACCTGCTCGACGAGGACGCCGAGGCGGACGTGCGCGTCTTCGAGACGGAGGAGGCGATGCACGAGGCGTTCATGGACTACATCGTCGAGACGGACCCGGACGTGCTCACCGGCTGGAATTTCGACGACTTCGACATGCCGTATCTCGTCGACCGCCTCGACGTGCTCGGGATGGAGTCCGACCGCCTCTCCCGCGTAGAGGAGGTGTGGACCTCCGGCTGGGGCGGGCCGAACGTGAAGGGGCGCGTCGTCTTCGACCTGCTGTACGCCTACCAGCGCACGAAACGCTCGGAACTCGACTCCTACCGCCTCGACGCAGTCGGCGAACAGGAACTCGACGTCGGGAAGGAGCGCTACGCGGGCGACATCGGTGACCTCTGGGAGGACGACCCCGAGCGCCTCCTTGAGTACAACCTCCGGGACGTCGAACTCTGCGTGGAGATCGACCGCAAGCAGTCCATCGTGGCGTTCTGGGACGAGGCCCGCAAACTGGTGGGCTGTAAACTCGAGGACGCGACGACCCCCGGCGACGCGGTCGACATGTACGTCCTCCACAAGGCGTTCGGCGAGTTCGTCCTCCCTTCGAAAGGACAACAGGAGGCCGAGGAGTTCGAAGGCGGTGCCGTCTTCGACCCCATCACCGGGGTGAAGGAGAACGTCTCCGTGCTCGACCTGAAGAGCCTCTACCCGATGTCGATGGTGACCATCAACGCCTCGCCGGAGACGAAGGTCAACCCCGAGACGTTCGACGGGGAGACCTACCAGACACCGACTGGCGTCCACTTCCGGAAGGAGCCCGACGGCATCATCCGGGAGATGGTCGACGAACTGCTCACCGAGCGCGACGAGAAGAAGGGGCTCCGCGACGACCACGACCCGGACTCCGAGCCGTACGCCCGCTACGACCGCCAGCAGGCCGCCGTGAAGGTCATCATGAACAGCCTCTACGGCGTCTTCGGCTGGGACCGCTTCCGCCTCTACGACCGGGAGATGAGCGCGGGCGTCACGTCGACGAACCGGGAGGTCATCTCGTTCACGGAGGACGCCGCCAACGACTTCGGCTACGAGGTGGCCTACGGCGACACCGACAGCGTGATGCTCGAACTCGGCAGCGAGCTCTCGAAGGCGGAAGCCATCGAGACGTCCTTCGACATCGAGGACCACATCAACGGCGCCTACGACGAGTTCGCCGCCGAGCAACTGAACGCCGACGAGCACCGCTTCCAGATCGAGTTCGAGAAGCTCTACCGGCGGTTCTTCCAGGCGGGGACGAAGAAGCGCTACGCCGGCCACATCGTCTGGAAGGAGGGCAAAGACGTCGACGACATCGACATCACTGGCTTCGAGTACAAGCGCTCGGACATCGCGCCAATCACTAAGGAGGTCCAGAAGCGCGTCATCGAACTGGTCGTCGTGGAGGGCGACGTCGACGGCGTCGAAGAGTACGTCCACGACGTCATCCAGGACTTCCGCGAGGGGAAGGTCGACCTCGACGACATCGGCATCCCGGGCGGCATCGGCAAGCGCCTCGACAACTACGACACGGACACCGCGCAGGTCCGGGGCGCGAAGTACGCGAACCTCCTGCTGGGGACGAACTTCGACCGCGGGTCGAAACCCAAGCGCCTCTACCTCGCGAAGGTTCACCCCGAGTTCTTCCGCCGCGTGGAGGACGAGCGTCCGAAGATGAACGAGGACCCGCTCTACGTCGAGTTCAAGACCGACCACGACGTCATCTGCTACGAGTACGCCGACCAGATTCCCGACGAGTTCGAGGTGGACTACGACGTGATGCTCGACAAGACGCTGAAGGGCCCCATCGAGCGCATCCTCCAGGCGCTGGACGTCTCCTGGGAGGAAGTCAAGACGGGACAGACCCAGACCGGACTCGGCAGTTTCACCTGA
- a CDS encoding ABC transporter ATP-binding protein: protein MATLELKNVHAEVAEDGGEQILNGVDLEVPSGEIHALMGPNGSGKSTTSKIVAGHPAYDVTEGEVLLHLEEGDFGDVEIPEDKRTWNLLELEPNERAALGIYLGFQYPAEIEGVTLVNFLRTALNAKLEERDDLLFGEDEEADEDEEGYETSPMEGPADEGEVSVADFQELLSEKMELLDMDESFATRYLNAGFSGGEKKQNEVLQAAVLEPSIAVLDEIDSGLDIDRLQDVGAGINALRDEQDAGILQITHYQRILDYVEPDRVHIMLDGKIAMEGDAELAERLEDEGYDWVRDQVYGTA, encoded by the coding sequence ATGGCTACGCTAGAACTCAAAAACGTACACGCGGAAGTGGCAGAGGACGGCGGGGAGCAGATCCTCAACGGGGTCGACCTCGAGGTCCCGTCGGGCGAAATCCACGCCCTGATGGGCCCGAACGGCTCCGGGAAGTCGACCACGTCGAAGATCGTCGCCGGCCACCCGGCCTACGACGTCACCGAGGGGGAAGTGCTGCTCCACCTCGAGGAGGGCGACTTCGGAGACGTCGAGATCCCCGAGGACAAGCGAACGTGGAATCTCCTCGAACTGGAGCCGAACGAGCGCGCCGCGCTCGGCATCTACCTCGGCTTCCAGTACCCCGCCGAAATCGAGGGCGTCACGCTCGTCAACTTCCTCCGCACCGCGCTGAACGCGAAACTCGAGGAGCGAGACGACCTCCTCTTCGGCGAGGACGAGGAAGCCGACGAAGACGAGGAGGGCTACGAGACCTCCCCGATGGAGGGCCCCGCCGACGAGGGCGAAGTCAGCGTCGCCGACTTCCAGGAGCTCCTCTCCGAGAAGATGGAGCTGCTGGACATGGACGAGTCGTTCGCCACGCGCTACCTCAACGCCGGCTTCTCCGGCGGCGAGAAGAAGCAGAACGAGGTTCTGCAGGCTGCAGTCCTCGAGCCGAGCATCGCCGTGCTCGACGAGATCGACTCCGGGCTCGACATCGACCGGCTCCAGGACGTCGGCGCCGGCATCAACGCACTGCGCGACGAGCAGGACGCCGGCATCCTCCAGATCACCCACTACCAGCGCATCCTCGACTACGTCGAGCCCGACCGCGTCCACATCATGCTGGACGGCAAGATCGCCATGGAGGGCGACGCGGAGCTCGCCGAGCGGCTAGAGGACGAGGGCTACGACTGGGTCCGCGACCAGGTCTACGGTACGGCCTAA
- a CDS encoding Fe-S cluster assembly protein SufB, with protein MSSDQDHLEETDTEARFEFKKEESSAFKSEKGLNEETIRLISDDKDEPDWMLERRLRALKQYQKMPMPTDWPGQPDLSELDIEEIVPYIRPDVDKRAGVDDWEELPEEIRDTFEQLGIPEAEREALSGVGAQYESEVVYQNMQERWEEKGVVFCNMDEAVREYPEIVKEHFMTKCVPPSDNKFAALHGAVWSGGSFVYVPEDVTVNMPVQAYFRMNSEGMGQFEHTLIIAEPGSEVHYIEGCSAPKYGTHNLHSGGVEVFVKENAHVQYSTVQNWSKNTFNLNTKRAIAEENATMEWVSGSMGSKATMLYPSTILKGRGATDNHITIAFAGEGQDIDTGAKVYHNAPDTKSTIESKSIAKDGGRTNYRGLVHIADGAENSSTSVECDALMFDNESTSDTMPYMEINESKVDVAHEATVGKIGDEDVFYLQSRGLDDDDAKQMIVAGFIEPITEELPIEYAVELNRLIELEMEGSLG; from the coding sequence ATGAGTTCAGACCAAGACCACCTCGAAGAGACAGACACCGAGGCCCGATTCGAGTTCAAGAAGGAGGAGAGTTCCGCCTTCAAGTCCGAGAAGGGCCTCAACGAGGAGACCATCCGGCTCATCTCCGACGACAAGGACGAGCCGGACTGGATGCTCGAGCGCCGTCTGCGCGCGCTCAAACAGTACCAGAAGATGCCGATGCCGACGGACTGGCCGGGACAGCCCGACCTCTCCGAACTCGACATCGAGGAGATCGTTCCGTACATCCGCCCCGACGTCGACAAGCGCGCCGGCGTAGACGACTGGGAGGAGCTCCCCGAGGAGATCCGGGACACCTTCGAACAGCTGGGTATCCCCGAGGCCGAGCGCGAGGCGCTCTCCGGCGTCGGTGCCCAGTACGAGTCCGAAGTCGTCTACCAGAACATGCAGGAGCGCTGGGAGGAGAAGGGCGTCGTCTTCTGCAACATGGACGAGGCCGTCCGGGAGTACCCGGAGATCGTCAAGGAGCACTTCATGACGAAGTGCGTGCCGCCGAGCGACAACAAGTTCGCGGCGCTCCACGGCGCCGTCTGGTCCGGCGGGAGCTTCGTCTACGTCCCCGAGGACGTGACGGTGAACATGCCCGTGCAGGCGTACTTCCGGATGAACTCGGAGGGCATGGGCCAGTTCGAGCACACGCTCATCATCGCCGAACCCGGCAGCGAGGTCCACTACATCGAGGGCTGTTCCGCGCCGAAGTACGGCACCCACAACCTCCACTCCGGCGGCGTCGAGGTGTTCGTCAAGGAGAACGCCCACGTGCAGTACTCAACCGTCCAGAACTGGTCGAAGAACACGTTCAACCTCAACACGAAGCGCGCCATCGCCGAGGAGAACGCCACGATGGAGTGGGTCTCCGGTAGCATGGGTTCGAAGGCGACCATGCTCTACCCGAGCACCATCCTGAAGGGCCGCGGCGCGACGGACAACCACATCACCATCGCGTTCGCGGGCGAGGGCCAGGACATCGACACCGGCGCGAAGGTCTACCACAACGCACCGGACACGAAGTCCACCATCGAGTCGAAGTCCATCGCGAAGGACGGCGGCCGCACGAACTACCGCGGCCTCGTCCACATCGCGGACGGCGCGGAGAATTCCTCGACGTCCGTGGAGTGCGACGCGCTGATGTTCGACAACGAGTCCACCAGCGACACCATGCCGTACATGGAGATCAACGAGTCGAAGGTGGACGTCGCCCACGAGGCGACCGTCGGCAAGATCGGGGACGAGGACGTCTTCTACCTCCAGTCCCGCGGTCTCGACGACGACGACGCCAAGCAGATGATCGTCGCGGGCTTCATCGAGCCCATCACGGAGGAACTGCCCATCGAGTACGCGGTCGAGCTCAACCGCCTCATCGAACTCGAGATGGAGGGGAGTCTCGGATAA